The Argopecten irradians isolate NY chromosome 4, Ai_NY, whole genome shotgun sequence genome has a window encoding:
- the LOC138321157 gene encoding toll-like receptor 4 isoform X1 — translation MLPYKTPQRKQHDANRGRNMATMKFVVVVLAVVMMEAVNGYSGMQNHQHCVSDVRCRCNGSEDTGLVADCSNLNISSIPKFYSNVTKILLQRNNIKHLKIEDRQFPRSVLYLDISENKLETFVDDPFRSMDSLVYLDLGNNLLKYMPNVFPRNVFKGLKSLSYLNLQGNNVLNTLHPDNLSYPVSIGDIAMLTTCLLDGVDQTGFPSEFKDLLHLEVLDLGNEAATCELPILRSNYFENVTSVRNLSLSYCQIRFIENGTFLKLTQLYFLNVSNNDRLTFGVMSNLTSDLKALPIHTLDISRIHCDYGPGTSIYVDDVVNLRNHTHLRRLYLNNNRLSLPEFGVISLLPKSLRFISANQNRLTFGSYVFELAGFINLEYFDGSRQYTSHDPDTGSRDCKDWRAPPTYSNDFQAIPSILTNLQDFSSSIQQMSSTKLVATNVSQVSRPNDSLTSTNSIVSSPPTFPVPGNLREVLFFGSVLDYEIRVVPLGPNNLTRVDIHGNLLHSWSGTVLNIDKVKFIDGSNNYCTYISDNFFDHCENLEELLLHDNLLGNVLKTDENGNIFRRLVHLKLLDLSWNRIQEVPNLLLKNQNNLQILNISNNEMLTFDLNFEHMNNLQYLNLSKNRLSLLSKQTRKQIDSCRSHNLTVNLYGNKLQCSCETLDFLKWLGERRNTFDDFHSYECRFPDETTGNFSDFENVLIRLKTSCNKYTGLIVGTTFGVCLAISLTLSGIVYRYRWKIRYLYYMTKTKYRGYSSLVTDYEDRDEYPYDAFVSYCEKDGRFVRGDLLNNLERQNGLTLCLHQRDFIPGHDIAENITKAIHQSRKTIVIVSKSYLKSYWCMYEFNMARMESIYAREGNSVLLLVFYDNVEPTDLPLTLMDLIDSKSYIEYPDDEQGNVVFWGKLAESISM, via the exons ATGCTGCCATATAAAACGCCGCAACGAAAACAACACGACGCCAATCGAGGCCGTAATATGGCCACAATGAAATTTGTCGTTG TTGTTTTGGCAGTGGTGATGATGGAGGCAGTGAATGGATATTCTGGTATGCAAAATCATCAACATTGTGTATCTGATGTAAGATGTCGATGTAACGGGTCTGAGGATACCGGACTGGTAGCAGATTGCTCAAATCTGAACATTTCCAGTATTCCGAAATTCTACTCAAACGTCACCAAGATTTTGTTACAGAGAAACAATATTAAACATCTCAAAATAGAGGACAGACAGTTTCCAAGATCTGTTTTGTACCTggatatttcagaaaataaactgGAAACTTTTGTTGACGATCCATTTAGGAGCATGGATTCTTTAGTTTACCTGGATCTCGGTAACAATTTATTAAAGTACATGCCAAATGTTTTTCCAAGGAACGTATTCAAAGGATTGAAAAGTTTATCATATCTCAATTTACAAGGTAACAATGTGTTAAATACATTACATCCAGATAATTTGTCATATCCAGTGAGTATAGGAGATATTGCGATGCTTACGACATGCCTACTGGACGGGGTAGATCAAACAGGATTTCCAAGCGAATTCAAGGATCTACTACACCTAGAAGTACTAGATTTAGGTAATGAAGCAGCAACTTGTGAATTACCGATCTTACGATCTAATTACTTTGAGAACGTGACATCTGTGCGTAATCTAAGTTTGTCTTATTGTCAGATTCGCTTTATTGAAAACGGAACGTTCCTCAAGCTCACTCAGTTATACTTTTTAAATGTATCTAACAATGACAGACTAACATTCGGCGTGATGTCAAACTTGACGAGTGATTTGAAGGCTTTACCAATCCATACCCTGGATATAAGTAGGATCCACTGTGACTATGGGCCAGGAACTTCGATATATGTAGATGATGTCGTAAACTTGAGAAACCATACACACCTTAGGAGATTATACTTAAACAATAATAGATTGTCCCTTCCGGAGTTTGGTGTTATTTCGTTATTACCAAAAAGTTTACGATTCATTTCGGCAAACCAGAACAGACTTACTTTTGGTTCTTACGTATTTGAGTTAGCCGGCTTTATCAATTTGGAATACTTTGACGGTAGTAGACAATACACATCACATGATCCAGATACTGGTTCTAGGGATTGCAAAGACTGGAGAGCTCCACCAACTTACTCAAATGACTTTCAAGCAATTCCATCCATCCTTACAAACTTGCAGGATTTCTCATCTAGCATCCAGCAGATGTCCTCCACCAAACTTGTCGCAACAAATGTGTCGCAAGTATCTAGACCAAATGACTCCCTGACATCAACAAATTCCATCGTATCTTCACCACCGACTTTTCCTGTTCCCGGTAACCTTAGAGAGGTGCTTTTCTTTGGAAGTGTGTTAGATTATGAAATAAGAGTTGTTCCTCTTGGGCCAAACAACTTAACACGTGTCGACATTCATGGAAACTTATTGCATTCATGGAGTGGTACAGTGCTAAATATTGACAAGGTTAAGTTTATTGACGGGTCTAATaactactgtacatatatatcagataatttCTTTGACCATTGTGAAAACCTAGAAGAGCTCCTTTTACACGACAATCTACTGGGAAATGTTCTGAAGACCGATGAAAACGGTAACATTTTCCGCCGTCTCGTACACCTGAAATTATTAGATTTATCATGGAATAGAATTCAAGAAGTTCCAAACCTTTTGctgaaaaatcaaaataatcttcaaatattgaatattagTAATAATGAAATGCTCACATTTGACCTAAATTTTGAACACATGAATAATTTGCAATACTTGAACCTTTCTAAAAATCGTCTATCGCTATTAAGCAAACAAACCCGAAAACAGATAGACAGTTGTAGGAGTCATAATCTAACAGTGAACTTATATGGAAACAAACTACAATGTTCTTGCGAAACACTGGACTTCCTGAAATGGCTTGGCGAGAGGAGGAATACGTTCGATGACTTTCATAGCTATGAATGCCGATTCCCAGACGAGACTACCGGGAATTTCtcagattttgaaaatgttttgataagatTAAAGACATCATGTAACAAATATACCGGTCTGATAGTGGGCACCACGTTTGGTGTATGTCTAGCCATCTCTCTGACCCTGTCTGGTATCGTGTATCGTTATCGATGGAAGATAAGgtatttatattatatgacGAAAACGAAATACAGAGGATATAGCAGTCTGGTGACCGACTATGAGGATAGAGATGAATATCCTTATGATGCCTTTGTATCGTACTGCGAAAAAGATGGTCGCTTTGTTAGGGGTGACCTCTTGAATAACCTTGAACGACAAAATGGGTTGACTCTATGTTTACACCAGCGGGACTTTATACCAGGACATGATATAGCTGAAAACATTACAAAAGCCATTCACCAGAGCAGAAAAACAATTGTAATCGTATCTAAAAGCTATCTGAAATCCTACTGGTGCATGTACGAATTCAACATGGCTCGAATGGAGAGTATTTATGCGAGGGAAGGGAATTCTGTTCTGCTGTTAGTGTTCTATGACAATGTAGAACCGACAGACCTCCCGCTGACATTGATGGACCTAATAGACAGTAAGTCCTATATTGAGTACCCAGACGACGAGCAAGGTAATGTGGTTTTCTGGGGAAAATTGGCCGAATCTATTTCCATGTAA